A region of Paenibacillus thiaminolyticus DNA encodes the following proteins:
- a CDS encoding response regulator transcription factor codes for MPRTILIVEDEPILREIMKDYLLNEGYEVLEASDGKQALSLFHEQEVDLIILDIMLPELDGWSVCKRIRKASNVPIIMLTARADEDDTLLGFDLGADDYVTKPYSPPILLARAKRLLDSRHIRDQEAGTLSGGGITVHLPSRSVTIDGASCSLTHTEFEILAYLMKNKGLIITREQLITKVWGYDFVGDDRTVNSHIRNLRSKLGEQAKSIVTVVRSGYKFEDQP; via the coding sequence GCCAAGAACGATATTGATTGTAGAAGACGAGCCTATTTTGCGGGAAATTATGAAGGATTATTTGCTGAATGAAGGCTATGAGGTGCTGGAGGCGAGCGACGGGAAGCAGGCGCTGTCGCTATTTCATGAGCAGGAAGTGGACTTGATTATTCTGGATATTATGCTGCCGGAGTTGGACGGATGGTCGGTGTGCAAGCGTATTCGCAAGGCGTCGAACGTTCCGATTATTATGCTGACGGCGCGTGCGGATGAAGACGATACGCTGCTCGGGTTCGATCTAGGCGCGGATGACTATGTAACGAAGCCTTACAGTCCTCCCATATTGCTGGCTAGAGCGAAGCGGCTGCTGGACAGCCGGCATATCCGCGATCAGGAGGCCGGTACCTTATCCGGCGGCGGCATTACGGTTCATCTCCCCTCCCGATCCGTGACGATAGACGGGGCGAGCTGCAGCTTGACGCATACGGAATTTGAAATCTTAGCGTATCTGATGAAAAACAAAGGGCTCATCATCACGAGAGAACAGTTGATTACAAAAGTATGGGGCTATGACTTCGTCGGCGACGATCGCACGGTCAACAGTCATATTCGCAATCTGCGCTCCAAGCTGGGGGAACAGGCCAAGTCCATTGTCACCGTCGTTCGTTCGGGCTATAAATTCGAGGATCAGCCATGA
- a CDS encoding polysaccharide deacetylase family protein: protein MLLVFCFMKFTSLLETATAKQHGQSHQAAANSSGARPQGKIVYLTFDDGPSEWTGKFLDVLQGHGVKATFFMQGTNLERRSWQSNVKRAVREGHYVGGHSMTHQYKKLYEEGQFVPEMSETLSLIRDITGENPHLVRPPYGSAQVLPEIIAFYQQEGYSFGVYDDAKHFHLNFQKDHRL from the coding sequence ATGCTGCTCGTCTTTTGCTTCATGAAATTTACATCATTGCTGGAGACGGCGACGGCGAAGCAACACGGACAGAGCCATCAAGCGGCGGCGAATAGCAGCGGCGCCCGGCCGCAAGGGAAAATCGTTTATTTAACCTTCGACGACGGTCCGAGCGAATGGACCGGGAAGTTTCTGGACGTTTTGCAGGGGCACGGCGTCAAGGCCACTTTTTTTATGCAGGGTACCAATCTGGAACGCCGCAGCTGGCAAAGCAATGTGAAGCGCGCGGTGCGTGAAGGACATTATGTTGGCGGGCATAGCATGACTCATCAATATAAAAAACTGTACGAAGAGGGACAATTCGTCCCGGAGATGAGTGAAACGTTGTCGCTCATCCGTGATATTACGGGCGAGAATCCGCATTTGGTGCGTCCTCCTTACGGCTCGGCCCAGGTTCTCCCGGAGATCATCGCCTTCTATCAACAAGAGGGGTACAGCTTCGGCGTATACGATGATGCCAAGCATTTTCACCTGAATTTCCAGAAGGATCATCGTTTGTAA
- a CDS encoding sensor histidine kinase translates to MKKGIVFKLFLLTTALCLFILAIVFVGQTLFFKQMYVHQKVTSVKSALEAYEQEYLKHAGKGAQSMVRLEQDFYQKHGTWIAALDDRGNLLYTDDFQMEILLDRVGGNSGLGGSTLTVPLYTVMKVEDFSSDNPFLAPWIEEGEPIALEGLIMKNQLVVQRMGRTVSNLREENRLENHQMVNKEYEVVPRFKNPTEYFEKYHSFLEKGTITAIRTPVGAGVSRYTNHLFLDRIKAFQADLLYGDYDSGANPSQIIDFEENHVNYKIFVDRIDERNGKAAYLFAMTSLQPVNEAAGMMQDYYVYIIIATLLLVLLASFYFSRRIARPLLRMNETTQKMAGLDFSEKIPVTAKDEIGELSRNINELSARLHSHIARLEEDIEQEKQLENTRKEFISGVSHELKTPLSVIQSCLSILKDGVASHKRDYYFAAMEDEVRRMDLLIADMLELAKYESGTYKLEMESFDIAAVLERMCGKLASDIASKQLQLHIHQQPFEVVANQRRIEQVIVNFLTNAIRYTPERQAIIVLALDEEDTVQVSIENKGAHIPDEQLEKIWDRFYRGEPSRQRASGGTGLGLAISKKILELHGVPYGVINTGEGVMFYFHLHKKR, encoded by the coding sequence ATGAAAAAGGGTATCGTATTCAAGCTGTTTCTATTAACGACCGCCTTGTGCCTGTTCATCCTTGCGATCGTTTTTGTTGGACAAACCTTATTTTTCAAACAAATGTATGTGCATCAAAAGGTAACCAGTGTAAAGTCTGCCCTTGAAGCCTATGAACAGGAATACCTGAAGCATGCCGGGAAGGGCGCACAGTCGATGGTCAGGCTTGAACAAGATTTTTATCAAAAGCATGGCACCTGGATCGCGGCCTTGGACGATAGGGGCAACCTGCTGTATACCGATGATTTTCAAATGGAGATCTTATTGGATCGGGTCGGCGGCAACTCCGGCTTAGGAGGCAGCACGCTTACCGTTCCGCTGTACACTGTCATGAAGGTCGAGGACTTCAGCAGCGACAATCCGTTTTTGGCTCCCTGGATTGAAGAGGGGGAACCGATTGCGTTGGAAGGCCTAATCATGAAGAATCAGCTCGTCGTGCAGCGGATGGGAAGGACGGTCTCCAATCTGAGGGAGGAGAACCGTCTGGAAAACCACCAGATGGTGAACAAGGAATACGAAGTCGTCCCCCGGTTCAAGAATCCAACGGAATATTTTGAAAAGTATCACTCTTTCCTTGAAAAGGGCACGATTACGGCTATCCGGACACCGGTAGGGGCGGGCGTGTCACGCTACACGAACCATTTATTTCTGGACCGGATCAAAGCGTTTCAGGCGGATCTGCTGTACGGCGACTACGACAGCGGCGCGAATCCGAGTCAGATCATCGATTTTGAAGAAAACCATGTGAATTACAAAATCTTCGTGGACCGCATCGATGAGCGCAACGGGAAGGCTGCCTACCTGTTCGCGATGACATCGCTGCAGCCCGTGAACGAAGCCGCGGGGATGATGCAGGACTACTATGTGTATATCATCATTGCCACGCTGCTGCTTGTGCTGCTGGCCTCGTTCTATTTCTCGCGCCGCATCGCCCGTCCGCTGCTGCGCATGAACGAGACGACGCAAAAAATGGCTGGCCTGGACTTTTCCGAGAAAATTCCGGTCACGGCCAAGGATGAGATTGGCGAGCTGTCCCGCAACATTAACGAGCTGTCTGCGCGGCTGCATTCCCATATCGCCCGGCTGGAGGAGGATATCGAGCAAGAAAAGCAGCTCGAGAATACGCGCAAGGAATTTATATCCGGGGTGTCGCATGAATTGAAAACGCCGCTGAGCGTTATTCAAAGCTGTCTGTCCATTCTGAAGGACGGGGTGGCCAGCCATAAGCGGGATTATTATTTTGCGGCGATGGAAGATGAAGTGAGGCGGATGGATCTGCTGATCGCGGATATGCTGGAGCTGGCCAAATATGAATCTGGGACGTACAAGCTGGAGATGGAATCGTTCGATATCGCTGCTGTCCTGGAGCGGATGTGCGGGAAGCTCGCTTCCGATATCGCGAGCAAGCAATTGCAGTTGCATATTCATCAGCAGCCGTTCGAAGTCGTAGCCAATCAACGCCGGATCGAGCAGGTGATCGTCAATTTCCTTACGAATGCGATTCGTTACACGCCGGAACGACAGGCCATTATCGTGTTGGCTCTTGATGAGGAGGATACCGTACAAGTTTCCATCGAAAATAAAGGAGCCCATATTCCCGACGAACAGTTGGAGAAGATATGGGACCGTTTCTATCGCGGCGAGCCTTCCCGTCAACGCGCTTCCGGCGGAACCGGACTTGGACTGGCGATCTCCAAGAAGATCTTGGAGCTGCACGGGGTGCCGTATGGCGTGATCAATACAGGGGAAGGCGTAATGTTCTATTTCCATTTGCATAAAAAAAGGTAG
- a CDS encoding GDSL-type esterase/lipase family protein — MAKKLIFTLLIGSIVFTLAACGQESGSQQPQNPPPQAQQQEGGSAKSTEASYPSIFQDSVFLGDSITEGLSFHDVLDEANVLAGAGKTAEFALEDIGELTKRSPKHIFIQLGSDDILWPTDDPKAYSLAHYATLIGSIKEKLPQAKITILSVTPVTAEREKEEPRYKNISDYNQGLKELAEKEQAGFVDVSPIVADHPDLYDEDGIHFQAGFYPFMLDALKDAVK, encoded by the coding sequence ATGGCAAAAAAATTAATCTTTACACTGTTGATCGGGAGCATCGTATTCACCTTGGCCGCATGCGGACAGGAGTCCGGCAGCCAACAACCGCAAAATCCGCCGCCTCAAGCGCAACAACAGGAAGGCGGATCTGCCAAGTCAACCGAAGCTTCGTACCCATCGATTTTTCAAGACAGCGTATTTCTGGGGGATTCGATTACCGAGGGGCTGTCCTTCCATGATGTGCTCGATGAGGCGAATGTGTTGGCCGGCGCGGGCAAAACGGCGGAATTCGCGCTGGAGGATATCGGCGAGTTGACGAAGCGAAGCCCGAAACATATTTTTATTCAATTGGGGTCGGACGACATCCTCTGGCCTACGGACGATCCGAAGGCCTACTCGTTGGCGCATTACGCCACCTTGATCGGCTCGATCAAGGAAAAGCTTCCGCAGGCCAAAATCACGATCTTATCGGTAACCCCGGTTACGGCTGAGCGGGAGAAGGAAGAGCCCCGTTACAAAAATATAAGCGATTATAATCAAGGCTTGAAAGAGCTGGCGGAGAAGGAGCAGGCCGGATTTGTCGATGTATCTCCGATCGTTGCCGACCATCCTGATCTGTATGATGAGGACGGCATCCATTTTCAAGCCGGGTTCTATCCGTTCATGCTGGATGCGCTGAAGGACGCAGTGAAATAA